In a genomic window of Candidatus Omnitrophota bacterium:
- the waaF gene encoding lipopolysaccharide heptosyltransferase II, which produces MVGGSKKILIVNVNWIGDVIFSTPFIKTIRDAYPDSYIACLLHPRCIDVLKDNPRIDEIIIYDEEGAHKGLIGKLKLIAYLRKKRFDIAFILHRSFTKALITFLAAVKERVGYPTKKRGMFLTKLVEISDEEIHKVEYFLNLARAYGIAVGDVAYEFFVKQSDRQKIKQFLNENGIGDKDLLIVLCPGGNWNPKRWPRENFAQLADIFIERLNAKVVISGAKKDIALAEDIGRSMKNRPVISCGKTDLKGLGALMERANLVVANDTGPMHIAVAMKSNVIALFGPTSAGLTGPYGKGSYNVISKNEECDVPCYDMTCTDNRCMALIKPEDVFKEALKLIKP; this is translated from the coding sequence ATGGTAGGCGGTAGTAAAAAAATACTTATAGTAAACGTGAACTGGATAGGGGACGTAATATTTTCGACTCCGTTTATAAAGACCATCCGCGACGCCTATCCGGATAGCTATATAGCCTGCCTTTTACATCCGCGCTGTATCGATGTGTTGAAAGACAACCCGCGTATCGACGAGATAATAATCTACGATGAAGAAGGCGCGCACAAAGGCCTTATCGGTAAATTAAAATTAATAGCTTACTTAAGAAAGAAGAGATTTGATATAGCGTTTATACTGCACAGGTCATTTACAAAAGCGCTTATAACGTTTTTAGCTGCGGTTAAAGAGCGGGTAGGATATCCTACCAAGAAGCGCGGCATGTTTTTAACTAAACTTGTGGAGATTTCGGATGAAGAGATCCACAAGGTAGAGTATTTTCTTAATTTAGCCAGAGCATACGGGATAGCGGTAGGCGATGTCGCGTATGAATTTTTCGTAAAACAGTCAGACCGGCAAAAGATAAAGCAGTTTTTAAATGAAAATGGTATAGGCGATAAAGATCTTCTAATAGTGCTTTGCCCGGGCGGTAACTGGAATCCTAAAAGGTGGCCAAGGGAAAATTTCGCGCAATTAGCCGATATATTTATAGAAAGACTTAACGCGAAGGTGGTAATATCCGGAGCGAAAAAGGATATCGCGCTGGCAGAAGATATAGGAAGATCAATGAAGAATAGGCCGGTCATTTCCTGCGGCAAAACAGATTTAAAAGGGCTGGGAGCTTTGATGGAGCGCGCAAACCTGGTAGTGGCAAATGATACGGGTCCTATGCACATTGCCGTAGCGATGAAAAGTAATGTTATAGCGTTATTCGGGCCGACATCCGCTGGGCTTACGGGCCCTTACGGGAAGGGCAGTTATAACGTAATCTCGAAAAACGAAGAATGCGACGTCCCTTGTTATGATATGACATGCACAGATAACCGTTGTATGGCGCTTATAAAACCGGAAGACGTGTTTAAGGAAGCCCTAAAATTAATTAAACCATGA
- a CDS encoding HAD-IIIA family hydrolase yields the protein MISKEIVEKAKRVKMLISDIDGVMTDGRIVYSIYGDELKFFDVTDGFGMSLLNRAGIKTVIMTAKKSRIVKMRGRDLKVARVYAGFLDKMIPFNDLLKRFKINPEEICFIGDDLIDLPVLKRVGFAVSVPNAMEEVKVAAHYVTSKSGGRGAVREVCNLILKSQDKWDQATAKYFK from the coding sequence ATGATAAGTAAAGAGATCGTGGAAAAAGCGAAGCGCGTGAAGATGCTTATCAGCGACATAGACGGTGTTATGACCGACGGCCGTATAGTATACAGCATTTACGGCGATGAACTGAAATTTTTTGATGTCACAGACGGTTTCGGTATGTCGCTTTTGAACAGGGCCGGCATAAAGACCGTCATAATGACCGCGAAAAAATCCAGGATAGTGAAGATGCGCGGCCGCGATTTAAAGGTGGCAAGAGTGTATGCCGGGTTCCTGGATAAGATGATACCTTTTAACGACCTATTAAAAAGATTCAAGATTAATCCCGAAGAGATATGTTTTATAGGGGATGACCTAATAGACCTTCCGGTATTGAAGAGGGTGGGCTTTGCCGTATCTGTGCCAAACGCTATGGAAGAGGTAAAAGTAGCCGCGCACTACGTTACCTCAAAATCAGGCGGACGCGGCGCTGTGCGCGAAGTCTGCAATCTTATCTTAAAGAGCCAGGACAAGTGGGACCAGGCCACAGCCAAATACTTCAAGTAG
- a CDS encoding lysophospholipid acyltransferase family protein codes for MKYKYRRYYLYYLGRVAAFLVYLLPMSVSSAIAAFFGRCAFFLLPKYRDIAIDNLTHAFGAEKTPRQIKDIAIKVFENLGRNAAELINFPKIKEDNIDRFVSVEGLDTVDGSFARGKGTIILASHFGNWELLGLTFRVKGYPGSTIGRKIYFYKYDNWLNNLRRARDINVIYRDESPRKMLRVLKDNKILGIVADQDVDSVEGVFVNFFGRPAYTPVGPAVLAQATGASLIPTFVIREGNRHRFVVEKPVELINTGNKEADIVTNTQKWSDVVESYIRRYPEQWVWVHKRWKTKKES; via the coding sequence ATGAAATATAAGTATAGGAGGTATTATCTATATTACCTCGGAAGGGTTGCCGCGTTTTTAGTATATTTACTGCCTATGAGCGTCAGTTCGGCGATTGCCGCTTTTTTCGGCAGATGCGCGTTTTTCCTTCTTCCCAAATATAGAGATATAGCCATAGATAACCTTACTCACGCTTTTGGCGCGGAAAAGACACCGCGCCAGATTAAGGATATCGCGATTAAGGTATTTGAAAATCTCGGCAGAAACGCCGCCGAGCTTATCAATTTTCCGAAGATAAAAGAAGATAATATAGACCGCTTTGTTAGCGTAGAAGGCCTTGATACTGTAGACGGATCTTTCGCAAGAGGTAAGGGTACCATAATACTGGCATCCCACTTCGGTAATTGGGAGCTTTTGGGGCTGACATTCCGCGTTAAAGGCTATCCGGGCTCTACCATAGGCCGGAAGATATATTTTTATAAATACGACAACTGGCTTAATAACCTGCGAAGGGCGCGGGATATCAATGTCATCTACCGTGATGAGTCGCCAAGGAAGATGCTAAGGGTGCTGAAGGATAACAAGATACTTGGCATAGTCGCGGACCAGGATGTTGATTCGGTCGAAGGCGTATTCGTGAATTTTTTCGGGAGGCCCGCTTATACACCAGTGGGTCCGGCGGTGTTGGCTCAAGCTACAGGAGCCAGCCTGATACCGACTTTTGTGATCCGCGAAGGCAATCGTCACCGTTTTGTTGTAGAAAAACCGGTAGAATTGATAAATACCGGAAATAAAGAGGCGGATATAGTAACGAATACTCAAAAATGGTCGGATGTTGTAGAATCGTACATAAGACGCTACCCGGAACAGTGGGTATGGGTGCATAAACGCTGGAAGACCAAAAAAGAAAGTTAA
- the kdsA gene encoding 3-deoxy-8-phosphooctulonate synthase — translation MQSTKEIKIGNVKIGAGNPLVLIAGPCVIESESSAVRHAKALKDVTRRLGVPFIFKSSYDKANRSSVNSFRGPGLKKGLKILHKIKEELALPILSDVHCKEEVREASKVLDVIQIPAFLSRQTDLILAAANTGKVVNIKKGQFLAPWDMRNVVKKIESSGNKKIILTERGVSFGYNNLVSDFRSVLIMKEMGYPVVYDATHSVQMPGGLGDKSGGESKFIPYLSMAAVACGVDGIFIEVHENPSKSLSDGPNMVKLSELEKILMKLKKIERAAR, via the coding sequence ATGCAGTCTACCAAAGAGATAAAGATAGGCAATGTAAAGATAGGGGCGGGTAATCCGCTTGTCCTTATCGCGGGGCCATGTGTTATAGAATCCGAATCAAGCGCCGTAAGGCACGCGAAGGCGTTAAAAGATGTAACGAGGCGGCTTGGAGTGCCTTTTATATTCAAATCAAGTTACGATAAAGCGAATAGATCCTCCGTGAATTCATTCAGGGGCCCCGGACTTAAGAAGGGATTGAAGATACTGCATAAGATAAAAGAGGAATTGGCCCTACCCATCCTTTCCGATGTACACTGCAAGGAAGAGGTTAGGGAAGCTTCAAAGGTGCTGGACGTAATCCAGATACCGGCTTTTCTCTCAAGACAGACGGATCTGATATTGGCGGCGGCCAATACAGGCAAAGTAGTCAATATAAAGAAGGGGCAGTTCTTAGCGCCCTGGGACATGCGCAATGTAGTTAAGAAGATAGAGTCGAGCGGAAACAAAAAGATAATTCTTACCGAAAGGGGAGTAAGCTTCGGTTATAATAATCTTGTAAGTGATTTCAGGTCTGTGCTGATAATGAAAGAGATGGGTTATCCGGTTGTATACGACGCGACTCACTCTGTCCAGATGCCGGGGGGGTTAGGGGATAAATCCGGCGGTGAAAGCAAATTCATACCATATCTATCGATGGCCGCGGTTGCCTGCGGTGTCGATGGTATCTTTATAGAGGTACACGAAAATCCTTCAAAGTCATTGAGTGACGGTCCCAATATGGTAAAGCTCTCCGAGCTTGAAAAAATACTGATGAAGTTAAAGAAGATAGAAAGGGCGGCAAGATAA
- the rfaE1 gene encoding D-glycero-beta-D-manno-heptose-7-phosphate kinase, translating to MEKQNFNKLKQIVSNFKDANVLVIGDLILDEFIWGDVSRISPEAPVPVVWVRRESFMPGGASNVANNLRSLGAHTFIAGVIGDDERGAILKGELEQKGIDTGGIVVDESRPTTLKTRVVAHHQQVVRIDKEKKDALSDVMISRIIDYTKKIIDSIDAVIIEDYGKGVITPKLLKSIVPLARSRKKIISVDPKEEHLKYYQGISLITPNNHEASKAVGFEIKDNATLKKAGEAMLKKFKCKIALITLGENGMAVFQKDKPMKHIPTVAQEVFDVSGAGDTVIASYTLALASGASPVQAAHISNCAGGIVVGKVGIAVVTPDELIDRVRKESGIINN from the coding sequence ATGGAAAAACAGAATTTCAACAAGCTGAAACAGATAGTATCAAATTTTAAGGACGCGAACGTTCTGGTCATAGGCGACCTTATTCTTGACGAATTTATATGGGGAGACGTTTCCCGCATATCTCCCGAAGCGCCTGTGCCGGTGGTGTGGGTCAGACGTGAAAGTTTCATGCCCGGAGGGGCGTCAAATGTCGCGAATAATTTGAGAAGTTTGGGTGCGCACACCTTCATAGCCGGAGTGATCGGCGATGATGAAAGGGGCGCTATACTCAAGGGAGAGCTTGAGCAGAAAGGCATCGATACCGGCGGTATAGTCGTGGATGAGTCCAGGCCGACCACTCTAAAGACGCGCGTTGTCGCCCATCACCAGCAGGTTGTTAGAATAGATAAGGAGAAAAAGGACGCGTTAAGCGACGTGATGATATCGCGTATCATCGATTATACTAAAAAGATAATAGACAGTATAGACGCGGTTATAATCGAGGACTATGGCAAAGGAGTCATAACTCCTAAGCTGCTGAAGAGTATAGTGCCGTTAGCCAGATCGCGAAAAAAGATAATATCTGTCGACCCCAAAGAGGAACATCTGAAATATTATCAGGGGATAAGCCTTATCACTCCGAATAATCATGAGGCGTCCAAGGCCGTTGGCTTTGAAATAAAAGATAACGCGACATTAAAAAAGGCCGGTGAGGCCATGCTCAAAAAATTCAAATGCAAAATAGCCCTGATAACACTGGGCGAGAATGGTATGGCGGTTTTTCAGAAGGATAAACCTATGAAGCATATACCTACGGTGGCGCAGGAAGTATTCGATGTGTCCGGCGCGGGAGATACAGTGATAGCCTCTTATACGCTTGCGCTCGCGTCCGGAGCGAGTCCTGTGCAGGCGGCGCATATTTCTAACTGCGCGGGCGGCATTGTTGTCGGCAAGGTAGGTATCGCGGTTGTAACGCCGGATGAATTGATAGATAGAGTAAGAAAAGAATCCGGAATAATAAATAATTAA
- a CDS encoding polysaccharide deacetylase family protein translates to MANSKKRILLVAATTIAVLLIASIGYVDVKSSSVVPILMYHSFEVEDPGTTPNVTPEIFRKQIEFFVKHKYNIVGLDKVVVYMTKKEKMPSRAVAITVDDGLRSFYKNAYPILKEYGVHAALFMAADRVGEPGYMSWKELREVSDSGLVMVESHTASHPWLPTISVDEKKLHEEIIGSKEIFEYGLRKKVDYICYPNGGFNDLVKETARLAGYEGAFTTNPDKKSAINDIYAIRRLKMSSSSRTPLVIWGKVNRFYAWWKETRW, encoded by the coding sequence GTGGCAAACAGTAAGAAGCGCATATTATTAGTTGCCGCTACTACAATAGCAGTCCTGTTAATTGCCTCGATAGGTTATGTTGATGTAAAATCTTCCTCGGTCGTTCCGATATTAATGTACCATTCTTTTGAGGTTGAGGATCCCGGAACCACGCCCAATGTTACGCCCGAAATATTCCGTAAGCAGATAGAGTTTTTTGTTAAACATAAATATAATATAGTAGGTCTGGACAAGGTTGTAGTTTATATGACAAAAAAAGAAAAGATGCCTTCAAGGGCAGTCGCTATAACAGTTGATGACGGCTTGCGCAGTTTTTATAAAAATGCTTATCCTATATTAAAAGAGTACGGTGTGCATGCCGCGCTCTTTATGGCTGCGGATCGCGTAGGAGAGCCGGGTTATATGAGCTGGAAAGAGTTGCGCGAAGTCTCCGATTCAGGCTTAGTTATGGTTGAAAGCCACACGGCGTCGCATCCATGGCTTCCGACTATTTCTGTTGATGAAAAAAAACTGCATGAAGAAATTATAGGCTCTAAGGAGATTTTTGAGTACGGGCTACGAAAAAAAGTGGACTATATATGTTATCCTAACGGCGGATTCAATGACCTGGTAAAGGAGACGGCAAGATTGGCAGGGTACGAGGGTGCCTTTACAACCAATCCGGATAAGAAAAGCGCGATCAATGATATATACGCGATAAGACGGCTTAAGATGTCATCGTCGTCCAGGACCCCTCTGGTGATTTGGGGCAAGGTAAACAGATTTTATGCTTGGTGGAAGGAGACCAGATGGTAG
- the waaF gene encoding lipopolysaccharide heptosyltransferase II, with protein sequence MSKIPNPKSQITKYKKILIVRTDKIGDLVLSTPVIKAVRDAYPDSYIAAVVRPYAHEVIKGNPYLNEVITYEKSKKGMSILSDLKFILGLRKKKFDLAFILHPKNRTHIIMFLAGIPKRIGYDKKLGILLTKRIPHLKEYGLKHEIDYTLDIVRYAGIEPKEKTLHVTADGAAEKKVDDIFAKSGISKDNMVIAVHPGASCLSKKWKVERFAKVADSLAEKYNAKIVIIAGSVDKKLGDRTAELMISGNVNLSGKTTVSDVVSVLKRSNLFISNDSGPVHIACAVGTPTISIFGRNDRGLSPQRWRPIGKKDIALHKDVGCKLCLAHNCKRGFACLEAISVDDVLAAAQTILR encoded by the coding sequence ATGAGTAAAATCCCAAATCCCAAATCCCAAATTACAAAGTACAAAAAAATTCTTATTGTCAGGACGGATAAGATAGGGGACCTTGTTCTATCCACACCTGTTATAAAGGCCGTGCGCGACGCGTATCCGGATAGCTACATAGCGGCGGTCGTCAGGCCTTACGCGCATGAAGTAATTAAGGGCAATCCGTATCTAAACGAGGTTATAACATATGAGAAGTCAAAAAAAGGCATGAGCATCTTAAGTGACCTCAAATTTATATTAGGGTTAAGAAAAAAGAAATTCGATCTGGCGTTTATACTTCACCCAAAAAACAGGACGCACATAATAATGTTTCTGGCCGGAATTCCCAAAAGGATAGGCTACGACAAAAAGCTTGGGATTCTTTTGACGAAGAGGATCCCGCATCTGAAGGAATATGGGCTGAAACACGAAATAGACTATACGCTCGATATAGTGCGTTATGCGGGTATTGAACCAAAAGAGAAGACCCTGCATGTGACCGCGGATGGGGCCGCAGAAAAAAAAGTGGACGATATTTTTGCCAAGAGCGGCATATCCAAGGACAATATGGTGATAGCGGTACATCCCGGCGCAAGTTGTCTTTCAAAAAAATGGAAAGTAGAGCGTTTTGCGAAGGTAGCGGATTCACTCGCCGAAAAGTATAATGCGAAGATTGTTATAATAGCAGGGTCTGTGGACAAAAAACTTGGAGACAGGACGGCGGAGCTGATGATTTCCGGCAATGTGAACCTGTCGGGCAAGACCACCGTATCGGATGTCGTAAGCGTGTTAAAGCGTTCGAACCTATTTATATCGAATGATTCAGGCCCAGTACATATAGCCTGCGCTGTGGGAACGCCGACAATATCTATATTCGGACGAAATGACAGAGGGCTTTCGCCGCAGCGCTGGAGGCCCATAGGCAAGAAAGACATAGCTTTGCATAAGGATGTCGGATGCAAATTATGCCTTGCCCATAACTGCAAGCGCGGCTTCGCGTGCCTGGAAGCTATAAGCGTAGATGACGTGCTTGCCGCCGCGCAAACAATATTGCGTTGA
- a CDS encoding glycosyltransferase family 9 protein: MKIDKDQIKRILVITLSNIGDIILTTPVIRTLSKEFPSSRIDVMVGPNGRDIFNKDPRIFKLVIYDKHISIVEKRRLQLKLKRLKYDLVVDLKNTAFPILLMPKYRTSSMQTFPKSIIHKKEKHLYRLHPLGMQNIKEDSYIYIPQEDERYVQNLLAECNISDPIVVINPGAKSHLKRWTAEGFASVADRLASESSASIVFIGMGEDGGVVSEVTRRMKGKFYNFTNKTNIRQLAALLKRAKLLITNDSAPLHLGCTMGTRVLAIFGPTDPKKYGPTGELDAVINKKLFCSPCESAVCKYNHECMKLISPDEVYDFAKMMVEGYE; the protein is encoded by the coding sequence ATGAAAATAGATAAAGATCAGATAAAGCGAATACTCGTTATAACTTTGAGCAACATAGGCGATATTATTCTTACCACGCCTGTTATAAGGACGCTTTCAAAAGAGTTTCCATCTTCAAGAATAGATGTGATGGTAGGGCCAAATGGCAGAGATATTTTTAATAAGGATCCGCGGATCTTTAAGCTGGTCATATATGATAAGCATATATCTATAGTCGAAAAGAGAAGGCTGCAGTTAAAATTAAAGAGGTTAAAATATGATCTCGTAGTCGATCTAAAGAATACGGCCTTTCCTATTTTGCTGATGCCAAAGTATAGAACCAGCTCTATGCAGACATTTCCCAAAAGCATTATCCATAAAAAAGAAAAACACCTGTATAGGCTTCACCCGCTTGGGATGCAGAATATCAAGGAAGATTCATATATTTACATTCCGCAAGAGGATGAAAGATATGTGCAGAACCTGCTGGCGGAGTGTAATATATCCGATCCTATAGTTGTTATCAATCCGGGCGCTAAGAGCCACCTTAAAAGATGGACGGCCGAGGGATTTGCCAGTGTCGCGGATAGGCTGGCCAGCGAAAGCAGTGCGAGCATTGTCTTCATAGGCATGGGAGAAGACGGCGGGGTTGTTAGCGAAGTAACTAGAAGGATGAAGGGCAAATTTTATAACTTTACGAACAAGACCAATATAAGGCAGTTGGCGGCATTATTGAAAAGAGCGAAATTGCTGATAACAAACGATAGTGCGCCATTACATCTGGGTTGCACTATGGGAACAAGGGTATTGGCCATATTCGGCCCAACCGATCCTAAAAAATACGGCCCAACGGGAGAGCTTGACGCGGTTATCAATAAAAAGTTGTTTTGTTCCCCCTGCGAAAGTGCTGTATGTAAGTATAATCACGAATGTATGAAACTGATTTCGCCGGACGAGGTCTATGACTTTGCAAAGATGATGGTGGAAGGATATGAGTAA
- a CDS encoding KpsF/GutQ family sugar-phosphate isomerase has translation MAKRIAKNVLTIERDALSDLIKRIDSGFEKAVNALYKTKGRVIVTGMGKPGFIAQKISATLSSTGTPSLYLHPAEALHGDLGRVTKEDIILALSNSGETDEIIKFLPIVKKIGAKLIAMVGNTKSTLAKNADYIINTSVKREACSLGLAPTTSTTAMLAMGDALAVALLDKKGFKENDFAFFHPGGILGKRLLLSVGDIMRKGSDNPIVNENCPVKRVLLAITKARAGSASVVDFKGKLIGIFTDGDLRRHIEGQPDLINKKVRDVMTKNPVTISKDRLAAEAFDILRSKKIDEIPVVDNKKRPVGLLDVQDLLKAGLV, from the coding sequence ATGGCTAAAAGAATAGCCAAAAATGTCCTTACGATAGAACGCGACGCTTTATCTGATCTGATAAAGAGGATAGACTCCGGTTTTGAAAAGGCTGTAAACGCCTTGTATAAAACAAAAGGGCGCGTGATAGTCACGGGAATGGGCAAGCCCGGTTTTATCGCGCAGAAGATATCGGCAACACTCTCTTCTACCGGCACACCTTCGCTGTATCTGCATCCGGCAGAAGCGTTGCACGGCGACTTAGGTAGAGTGACGAAGGAAGATATTATACTGGCGCTTTCAAATAGCGGCGAGACGGATGAAATAATCAAATTTTTACCTATTGTGAAGAAGATAGGCGCGAAATTGATCGCTATGGTCGGAAATACAAAATCCACACTCGCGAAGAACGCGGATTATATTATAAATACCTCGGTAAAGAGAGAGGCGTGTTCGTTAGGACTGGCTCCCACAACATCGACCACAGCAATGCTCGCCATGGGAGACGCTCTTGCGGTAGCCCTGCTTGATAAAAAAGGTTTTAAGGAGAATGATTTTGCTTTCTTTCACCCGGGAGGGATACTGGGCAAGAGGTTATTGTTAAGCGTAGGCGATATCATGAGGAAGGGCAGCGATAACCCTATAGTTAACGAGAATTGCCCTGTCAAAAGAGTTTTGCTTGCTATAACAAAGGCACGCGCGGGAAGCGCAAGCGTGGTTGATTTTAAGGGTAAGCTGATCGGAATATTTACCGACGGTGACTTAAGAAGGCACATAGAAGGCCAACCCGATCTTATTAATAAAAAAGTCAGGGACGTCATGACTAAAAATCCGGTAACTATAAGCAAAGACAGGCTGGCGGCGGAAGCCTTTGATATACTCCGATCAAAAAAGATAGACGAAATTCCGGTTGTCGATAACAAAAAGCGGCCTGTTGGATTGTTAGATGTGCAGGATCTGCTTAAAGCAGGGCTCGTATGA
- a CDS encoding LptA/OstA family protein, whose protein sequence is MKKYLLLGLLITAFISTGCGKKEPPRVEDAASSSDTQEASSSGAKKDGVEHKVLSFNLEGLTDKGEKKWEVIGRTARSISENEIRLGDIIAKTYGDQEAVITADQGVYDKSKNNVRLEKNVKATIENAGSVMKDQIGFPIDTVASEKKDLPGNRKKIVITCDGEVEFDYAKNLAYFRKNVKVRSEDGDIDADRITVNLDPKTKKINDIVADGRVKITQKENVAYSDNAKYSEADKKVLLSGSPKIEMAQDTGDSFVKDRFPER, encoded by the coding sequence ATGAAAAAATATTTATTATTAGGATTGCTTATAACGGCCTTTATATCCACCGGCTGCGGCAAGAAAGAACCGCCCAGGGTGGAAGACGCCGCGTCTTCGAGCGATACTCAAGAGGCAAGCTCTTCCGGAGCGAAAAAAGACGGTGTAGAGCATAAGGTGCTTTCTTTTAACCTCGAAGGCCTTACCGACAAGGGAGAAAAGAAGTGGGAGGTTATAGGCAGGACAGCCCGCTCCATATCAGAAAATGAGATAAGGCTGGGCGATATTATCGCTAAGACATATGGCGATCAGGAAGCTGTTATAACCGCGGATCAGGGTGTATACGATAAATCGAAGAATAATGTCAGGCTTGAAAAGAATGTAAAGGCGACTATAGAGAATGCCGGTTCGGTAATGAAAGATCAGATAGGTTTTCCGATAGATACTGTCGCTTCAGAAAAAAAAGATCTTCCAGGTAACAGGAAGAAGATAGTGATTACCTGTGACGGAGAGGTGGAATTCGATTATGCAAAGAACCTGGCGTATTTCAGGAAGAACGTAAAAGTAAGAAGTGAAGACGGTGACATAGACGCGGACAGGATAACCGTTAATCTGGATCCGAAGACGAAGAAGATAAACGATATAGTTGCTGATGGGCGGGTAAAGATCACGCAGAAAGAGAATGTGGCCTACAGCGACAACGCTAAATATAGCGAAGCGGATAAGAAAGTTCTATTGAGCGGAAGCCCCAAGATAGAGATGGCTCAAGACACCGGTGATAGTTTTGTAAAAGACAGATTCCCAGAGAGGTAA
- the kdsB gene encoding 3-deoxy-manno-octulosonate cytidylyltransferase, giving the protein MKAIGVIPARWGSTRFEGKVLADLLGKPVIQHVWESAKKAKTLDDLVVACDDERIMKVVQEFGGKAVYTSVDQPSGTDRLAEVVNPLDVKIAVNIQGDEPLVKPIMIDNLVMALEDEKTAQMATMVKKIEDEEELTNSNVVKAIFDKNGYAIYFSRYAIPYNRTNSVDKDKKPVYYKHIGMYAFTKDFLFTFRNLPKSSLENAEKLEQLRVLEYGYKIKIVETKFDTIGVDTHEDLLRVKEMMLSERY; this is encoded by the coding sequence GTGAAAGCTATAGGGGTAATACCCGCAAGATGGGGTTCCACAAGATTTGAAGGTAAGGTACTGGCGGATCTTCTGGGTAAGCCGGTGATACAGCATGTTTGGGAGAGCGCGAAAAAGGCGAAGACGCTGGACGACCTTGTTGTTGCGTGTGATGATGAGCGCATAATGAAGGTTGTGCAGGAGTTCGGCGGGAAAGCGGTCTATACGTCCGTCGACCAGCCGTCCGGCACCGACCGGCTCGCGGAAGTAGTGAACCCTCTGGACGTGAAGATAGCGGTAAATATACAGGGCGATGAGCCGCTTGTTAAGCCCATCATGATAGATAATCTCGTGATGGCTCTTGAAGATGAGAAGACCGCGCAGATGGCGACTATGGTAAAGAAGATAGAAGACGAAGAAGAGCTTACGAATTCAAATGTGGTAAAGGCTATCTTTGATAAGAATGGATACGCGATATATTTTTCGCGTTACGCTATACCGTATAATAGGACAAACAGCGTCGATAAAGATAAGAAGCCGGTATATTATAAACATATAGGCATGTACGCGTTTACCAAGGACTTTTTATTCACATTCAGAAATCTGCCTAAATCATCTCTCGAAAACGCGGAAAAACTTGAACAGCTGCGCGTGCTGGAGTATGGTTACAAGATAAAGATAGTTGAAACGAAGTTCGATACAATCGGTGTTGATACGCATGAAGATCTGTTGAGAGTAAAAGAGATGATGTTGTCTGAAAGATACTAA